The following coding sequences are from one Rutidosis leptorrhynchoides isolate AG116_Rl617_1_P2 chromosome 11, CSIRO_AGI_Rlap_v1, whole genome shotgun sequence window:
- the LOC139875824 gene encoding uncharacterized protein: protein MELKIYNSQLDNIDTQIINHLKAASKWEETAETRTLTNQEKNKWIEEKMLHIEKEKTKSNMLKQKSRIKWALEGDENSKYFHNLIKRRANKNNIRGVSKNGVWKEDPNTIKQEAYAYFNSIFKSKNLNDHCSFDNAPHLDYISQSNNLLLESQFNEKEIWDALMECESSKAPGPDGFNMKFFKKYWDLIKMDLINALNWFWTTFEISKGCNASFFTLIPKNPNPVGFNEYRPICLIGSYYKILTKILSNRLSKVIHKVIGYEQTTFLKGRNILDSVLIANEIIDDLKRKKKGLVFKVDFEKAFDCIEWDFLFNTMHCMGFGPKWISFIRACLASSSISVLINGSPTLEFIPERGIRQGDPISSFLFILVAEGLNILTKRALSYGHLHGLKIGRDNVCVTHLQYADDTIFFGEWNKRNAKHISKLLKCFEKISGRTIWKEIIKAGKIADSLGTGFTTSFTIKIGNGESTQFWNDPWCGSERFSTQFHRLYMLESYKNATVADRIAPFNNSNKGKWSWLRTPTGRTSNELTELNNLLTTVSLSDIPDSWKWSLDTSGAFTTYSLAKIINNLKFGIHASTISLPHNKLIPQKVGIFIWRSIQKRIPVRAELDKRGIDLDTVLCPLCNNHIETTEHILALCPKSTLIWTSVLKWWNQHPIANMNLDDAIIKNQSFTSNVIGNSIWQATKWITCYSIWKHRNLKVFSKKEWVPATIISEIQTQSFSWISKRAKKKSLEWQQWLINPSFYVSSLPHRVGIG, encoded by the exons AtggaattaaaaatatataactccCAACTTGACAACATCGACACCCAGATCATTAATCACCTTAAGGCTGCAAGTAAATGGGAAGAAACGGCCGAAACCCGTACATTAACAAATCAAGAAAAAAACAAATGGATCGAAGAAAAAATGCTACACatcgaaaaagaaaaaacaaaatcaAATATGCTAAAACAAAAATCAAGAATTAAATGGGCCCTCGAAGGAGACGAAAACTCTAAATATTTTCATAACCTTATCAAACGCAGAGCCAACAAAAATAACATCCGCGGCGTCTCTAAAAATGGTGTTTGGAAGGAAGACCCTAACACAATTAAACAAGAAGCCTACGCATATTTCAATTCCATCTTTAAATCAAAGAATCTTAACGACCACTGCTCATTCGACAACGCTCCACACCTCGATTACATTTCACAATCCAATAATCTTCTGCTTGAATCCCAATTTAACGAAAAGGAAATTTGGGATGCGCTCATGGAATGCGAATCATCTAAAGCCCCCGGTCCCGATGGTTTTAACATGAAATTCTTCAAAAAGTATTGGGATCTAATCAAAATGGACCTCATCAATGCTCTAAATTGGTTTTGGACCACTTTCGAAATCTCCAAAGGCTGTAACGCCTCATTCTTCACCCTCATTCCTAAAAATCCCAACCCAGTAGGATTTAACGAATACCGCCCCATATGCCTCATTGGAAGTTACTACAAAATCCTAACCAAAATCTTATCTAACAGACTATCTAAGGTAATCCACAAAGTTATAGGTTATGAACAAACGACATTTCTAAAAGGCAGAAATATACTCGACAGTGTATTAATCGCAAACGAAATCATAGATGATctaaaacgtaaaaaaaaaggtCTTGTTTTCAAAGTAGATTTTGAAAAAGCATTCGACTGTATCGAATGGGATTTCCTATTTAACACAATGCATTGTATGGGATTTGGCCCAAAATGGATTAGTTTTATACGTGCATGTCTCGCTTCATCCTCCATATCTGTTCTCATCAATGGCTCCCCCACTCTAGAATTCATTCCAGAACGTGGGATAAGACAAGGGGACCCAATCTCCTCATTCCTTTTCATCTTAGTTGCCGAAGGACTTAATATTCTGACCAAAAGGGCTCTGTCCTACGGCCATCTTCACGGACTTAAGATTGGACGTGACAACGTATGTGTAACCCATTTACAATACGCAGATGACACAATCTTTTTCGGTGAATGGAACAAGAGAAATGCAAAACATATCTCCAAACTCCTCAAATGCTTCGAAAAAATTTCAG GTCGCACCATTTGGAAAGAGATCATCAAAGCCGGTAAAATAGCGGATAGCCTAGGAACAGGATTTACCACATCATTCACTATAAAAATTGGCAACGGCGAAAGCACACAATTTTGGAATGATCCTTGGTGCGGATCCGAACGTTTTAGCACCCAATTCCATAGACTCTACATGCTAGAATCATACAAAAACGCAACGGTAGCAGATAGAATCGCCCCTTTCAACAACTCAAATAAAGGAAAATGGAGTTGGTTACGTACACCTACTGGCCGAACATCCAACGAACTTACGGAACTAAACAATCTTCTCACAACTGTCTCATTATCCGACATTCCCGACTCATGGAAATGGTCCTTAGACACCTCCGGGGCTTTCACAACTTATTCTCTCGCAAAAATAATCAACAACTTAAAATTCGGCATACATGCATCCACCATATCACTACCACATAACAAACTCATCCCCCAAAAAGTTGGCATTTTTATTTGGCGTTCCATTCAAAAAAGGATCCCGGTTAGGGCCGAGCTCGACAAACGCGGTATTGACCTTGATACTGTACTTTGTCCCCTTTGTAACAATCATATCGAGACCACCGAACATATTCTTGCCCTTTGTCCCAAATCTACCCTCATTTGGACATCTGTTCTAAAATGGTGGAACCAACATCCTATCGCAAACATGAATTTAGACGACGCCATTATTAAGAACCAATCTTTTACAAGTAACGTTATTGGAAACTCCATTTGGCAAGCCACAAAATGGATCACTTGCTACTCAATTTGGAAACATCGGAACTTAAAGGTCTTCTCCAAAAAGGAATGGGTTCCCGCAACCATCATTTCCGAAATTCAAACACAATCCTTTAGTTGGATATCTAAGCGTGCAAAGAAGAAGTCATTGGAATGGCAACAATGGCTAATTAATCCCTCGTTTTATGTCTCGTCTCTTCCACATCGAGTAGGAATCGGTTAA